The Montipora foliosa isolate CH-2021 chromosome 6, ASM3666993v2, whole genome shotgun sequence genome includes the window TTTGCTGCAAAAATTTTAAGACCTCTCCAAGTTCTTCATTAATAACTGATTGTAATTGTTCGGGGTCTTTTGAAGAATAAAACATATTTATATCATCTGCAAACATGCTAAAAGTTAATTTATTAGAAGACCTAGGCAAATCGTTAATTAATATACAATAGAAACAACAATGGACCTAGAGTCCGTATTTTTGCTAAgaagcattttctttttttttttttttttgaaaaaagctcTTCGGAACTGAGAATAAGGACTATGCAGTGACGAcccaacagcaacagcaacgcGAAATAATAACAGTAGTGCTAACAACGAGGAAACGTCTGTTGCGCGTGGGTTTAACATTTCTCaccgtgaaataaccaaatgaAAGGGTTTGTGTTGAAAAGGTATACACACGATCAAGAATAGTTTAATCTTCTTTATTTCACCGTTTATATTACTTTAGTTATACAATACTACATCCACATTTTACAACGCTGGAACAAGATGGACTTTTATATCGTAAAATAGTTCGCTCAAAtgttattttgaagtgacgCCCTAGCTCGTTGACGATTCCGCCGCGGTTGCAACTCCCTGTAAACTTTGAGTTAAAGGAAAGCCTTTGACAGTCATATGTTAGATTTTCCACTTGTGCATTTCACTTCCTATTATTGTTGTAATTTAGGTactacagtcgaacctgtatatAACGGCCACCCTCGGGACTTGAGAAACTGGCCGCTTAATAAAGGATCACTAAAAATACTCACTGGGCGTGGTCTAATGTCAATTTTAATGGCGTATCATACAAATACACTTCACGCAAGGAAACAATAGAACAATCAACACTCTTTCAAGCGATCTACTggctttaaataaagttcagtGCCAACTTGTAACTCAACGGTGTAATAAACGTAACATTGActaatctttttttttgttttaaatttatttaaattttaaaactaaTCTTCTACGGTATACAGTTACTGCACTGTATTTCTATGACTGACAGTTCACAACAAAATATCTGATTCCGTCATTTCATAGTTGTTCAATGTGTATAAATAACGGAAATGTTTCTaattaaaagtagcacaatagACAACAAAACTGTTCAAGTTAAAGTAGTAATAGGGTAGGATCAATTACGAAGTCTTAAAAAAGTCGGACATGTACGTCTGGCGCTTCAGCACTTGAAACTTTTGTTTGCAGAGCAAGTCGTTAACTGTCAATTTTGCGGGCATTCATAGCAATTGGAGCGGCTTTAAACATTTCTCGCCTTTTTGGCTACCAAATTATCGGCGGACGTTTTGTAAAACATCCCACTGTTGACTCATAATCTGATGTGGCTCACTTGGAAAGTTCTTTCTACAGCTAAAATATGACAAAGGAACTTCTTCACGTCTATTTTTATATCCGTCGGTACCATGCATACTTGAGTATATGGGAGCCAAAAGTCGATGGGATGTATGCATTGAAACGAGAACCGCAAAATAAGGAAGACTTAATACTGTGGCAATTGTTCCCCCAAAATTATGGAAATCTAGTGTTACACCGAGAGTTACAACATCTGGACGTGGCAAAACCGCTTCCAAACCATATTCTCACCCTAATGAAATGATGGACGATTATGAAGTGATTGCATAGGTACCTAAGTTGATGGCATTGTGGctaaccaaatttttgaaacgGCCTACAAACAAAGGGAAAGTTACGGTGAAAGGGCAAGAGAGTTAACAGAGGTGGAGGTTTAACTTATGACCTCAAAATCCCTTGCGAGTACAGGTTTGAAGGCGATTCATTCTCCATTACACAACAAGCTAATTGAAGAGGAATTTCTATCTGAAGAGTGAAGCATATCTTCAAAGGgatcatttttttgcttttgtgatTTTGTACTGTACTTAAGCACATTGCGGGCATCTGCAAAGCGTTAACGACACTAAGGAGCAGTTTACAGTATCTTTGcaaatgatatttttttatagTGACGATGgattacattttaaaaacaataaaacaccaCATAAAATGACATACGGCTTAGATTCCGTTCaggggtggccgcttaatacaggtaaAAATAACGAAGAAAGACAAACATGAGACTGCCACAGGGTGGCAgcggccgcttaatagaggtggcCGCCTAATACAGGTAACAAATAAGGCGTTTGTATGAGCGAAAAAtcgggactttgaaaactggtcgcttaatagagggtggccgcttaatacagggccgttatatacaggttcgactgtagtACCTCTTAATCCATGTAatcttaacattaatttttgatAAAGGAAATCATACTCTATCATACATATGCCGCGATGGCATCCCTCTTTCAAGCAATcgaatgtaaactctcattgtacctgaagaaggctggaaaTCATAACCAGTCTTCGCTTTGTCTTATCACTCACAATACCAAAGAAAATGTAAAGAAGATAACTTACTTCATGCAAGATTTAGTTGTTTCACTTTGAATAGGGGGATGTGAGCTGATGTATCAACTGGGACATAAGATAAGATTGGAGTAAAACTGAAATGATGCCCAAAAACGTACGGATCGGGTTACGTCGAAATCCATACCTCATGACTTAATTTCAGCCTTATTTGTTCGTTCAATGTCCTTGTCTGATGATAGAGATTTGTCATTTCCAGTACTGCACCATAATATACCCGGGGCAGCGTCAAGGGTCAAAAGTACCAACCACGGATTTTAAGGTCCCACGTGTGATCCATGTTTCCGAGGGTTTAACACTTGTTCCTTCCTTTGACTTGATACTTATGAATTCCCTTTAATTTTGCAATCAACCAATATCAGTTGCTTCTGGAAATCAAGCAAACATCCAGCATGCAAAACTTTGCGCGGCACGTTGGACAGGGAGATGTACTGGCCAGCCACCCTTCAGGCTCATGTTGATCTTGTCGACTTGCATACCATTTCCCCATACAGTCAATACACCACATTGGTCGACAGTAACAAGGTACACACTCTCCTTCCCCAGCTGTAGCACACAGCTTCCGAAGTTTGATGTCTGCTGGTGCTTGCATGCATCCAATGCACGGCTCAGGATCCTTTTGTTTATAAGAAACAGATGGTAATAAACCAAAGATTTGTTGATGATAAAATTATTCAAGGCCTTTTTAGAATGACAATCCCATTTGCCTgtccctttttttaaaatttgatttaGGTTTTACCAGAAAGTGGCCAAAAGCGTGTGCGACAAAGTGTAGTTACTCCGCAAAACTTGAGGGCACCACCTTTTATGAAAACAGAGGGGGAAAATGAGGTGATTTTTTTCACCTCATTGACTTCAAGGGCTGTCCACACATCAGGAAAACAATTTCAATAGGTACAGCTGTAGAACATTATTTTAAACTGGTTGTTTTATATAAAGGTTCTTCCAACCTGGAGGTATGGTAATATTAAGAGGACGATACCtcctctttttcattttttatattAAGGTTGCCTTTGAGTTTTGTGTATAACCTGCAATAAAATGACCAAAATTCAATTACCTTTTAAAATTCTTACGTTTAATCCTCTAGTTTAAACTCTGATTCTCTTAGTATAGCTCTCACTTTGAGAAAGATTCAGAGGTACTCATTTCCTACCCTGCAACAGTACGAATAACAAACCTCTTCTCCTTCTTGTAGCTGGTATCTTTCATTTTGAGATACTTGCTCCTTGAAGGCATCGATAAACCTGTCACTAAGTGACTGATGTATAACAACATTCCTAGCATTTCTTATCGGTGCTTGCAACTTTTCTTTCAGGTCTCCATAATCCGTAGAATTGAGTCTGATTACAAAGGGTTTAACCCCAGGGGTGATGCTTGCCACTCTTATGTTCAGGAATTGTACAGCCACACTGCTCTCATGTGAGATGTCATGGTCCTCGGCATGAATGATTGACAGGTGGACATCAGGTTGATGGGCAATGTCAACTTTATAGGCCGAGCATTTTATTATCCAAGAGTCTGTAATGTATAAGCTTGTACCACCAATTATGGAGGAGAATTTTGTAATCCGTCGGAATTCTATGTTTACACTTGAAGCCACTGCTCTCCAAGGGCTGCCATGTTTTAATAAGAGCTGGGCAAATGGATGTTTTGACCTGCAAATATCAATGTTTTAATCACCAAGATGTCATTGATGTCACTGACTGTTACAAATGTGCCAACTACAGCATTATTGCCATTTTAACAAAGGGGCTCTTTTGTAACAGTAGGCacatttgaaaagcaaaaaacGTTTTCTCAAAACATTATGTTGCCAAGAGCATACTAAACTTTGAGATTGTTTACATGCAGTAAAGGATTCAGGACTGATGCAGTATAAaaaaaccaaatttctgaacaaaaaGCAACAACTA containing:
- the LOC138006997 gene encoding E3 ubiquitin-protein ligase TM129-like isoform X2, whose protein sequence is MEEIVIVFTIAYVLVSLCFIAPPREFVSAGLTVQNILSSYLGSEDIDFVGYHLKRTTATLLLHSLLPLGYYICLGLVSPDLHLFEPARTGLAENASLLLCLSISLCGALCARYWSWKYWSKHPFAQLLLKHGSPWRAVASSVNIEFRRITKFSSIIGGTSLYITDSWIIKCSAYKVDIAHQPDVHLSIIHAEDHDISHESSVAVQFLNIRVASITPGVKPFVIRLNSTDYGDLKEKLQAPIRNARNVVIHQSLSDRFIDAFKEQVSQNERYQLQEGEEDPEPCIGCMQAPADIKLRKLCATAGEGECVPCYCRPMWCIDCMGKWYASRQDQHEPEGWLASTSPCPTCRAKFCMLDVCLISRSN
- the LOC138006997 gene encoding E3 ubiquitin-protein ligase TM129-like isoform X1; protein product: MEEIVIVFTIAYVLVSLCFIAPPREFVSAGLTVQNILSSYLGSEDIDFVGYHLKRTTATLLLHSLLPLGYYICLGLVSPDLHLFEPARTGLAENASLLLCLSISLCGALCARYWSWKYWYAEKVFYSIRAMSKHPFAQLLLKHGSPWRAVASSVNIEFRRITKFSSIIGGTSLYITDSWIIKCSAYKVDIAHQPDVHLSIIHAEDHDISHESSVAVQFLNIRVASITPGVKPFVIRLNSTDYGDLKEKLQAPIRNARNVVIHQSLSDRFIDAFKEQVSQNERYQLQEGEEDPEPCIGCMQAPADIKLRKLCATAGEGECVPCYCRPMWCIDCMGKWYASRQDQHEPEGWLASTSPCPTCRAKFCMLDVCLISRSN